Proteins encoded in a region of the Euleptes europaea isolate rEulEur1 chromosome 3, rEulEur1.hap1, whole genome shotgun sequence genome:
- the CCDC59 gene encoding thyroid transcription factor 1-associated protein 26, whose translation MAPVARSREAPGQKRNAGAQSSHVPRNRKQPWRRDPRAVRGSVQEGQGFAFWRKQKIQRDYKKLLKKEKYTNSQKSVGYTENYPEHLKHLYLAEEKMLKEQRKPKDNDPVLLEETSISTTKFHIMKRKLKAKTSNQKAKEEYEQIKAKRDMKKEAAKKRKEEREKAQKLYKQKKMEAYKILSKRTKKGQPNLNVQVEYLLKKIMQKP comes from the exons ATGGCGCCGGTAGCGAGGAGCCGGGAGGCTCCGGGGCAAAAGAGGAACGCGGGAGCGCAGAGTTCGCACGTTCCGCGTAATCGGAAACAGCCATGGAGACGAGATCCACGTGCGGTGAGGGGGAGTGTCCAGGAGG GACAAGGATTTGCCTTCTGGAGAAAGCAAAAGATTCAACGAGATTACAAGAAGTTATTGAAAAAGGAAAAATACACTAACTCCCAGAAGAGCGTTGGGTATACAGAGAATTATCCAGAACACTTGAAGCATCTTTATTTAGCTGAAGAGAAAATGCTTAAAGAACAACGTAAGCCTAAAGATAATGATCCAGTTCTATTGGAAGAAACCAGTATCAGTACAACCAA GTTCCACATCATGAAGAGAAAGCTTAAAGCAAAAACTTCAAACCAGAAAGCAAAAGAAGAATATGAACAAATAAAGGCTAAGAGGGATATGAAAAAAGAG GCTgccaaaaaaaggaaggaagagagagagaaagctcaGAAGCTttacaaacaaaagaaaatggaagcaTATAAAATATTAAGTAAAAGGACTAAAAAAGGACAGCCAAATCTAAACGTGCAAGTAGAGTACCTCCTTAAGAAGATCATGCAAAAACcatga